The Rhodobium gokarnense DNA segment TCGATCGCATCAAGCAAAAGAAAAAGCGGCGGAACCGTTCTGGTTCCGCCGCCTTTGGTGTCGTCGTTGCGACCGGATGGCCGCGTGTGCCGTGCCTTAGAAGAGGCGCAGGACCGCCTGGTCGGCCTGGGAGGCCAGCGACAGGGCCGTCGAGGACAGCTGCTGACGGGTCTGCAGGGCGAGCATGTTGGCCGCTTCTTCGTTGGTGTCGGCAAGAACCAGATCGTCGGCGCCGGTTTCCAGCGTGTTGATCATGTTCTTGGTGAAGTCCTCGCGGTTCTCGACCATGGACAGGTTGGAACCGAAGGTGGAGGCCTGCGACCGGATGGTGCCGAGCGCCGACTTCACCGTGCTGATCAGCGCGTCGATGTCGGTGTCGGCATCCAGGGCGTCAGCTTCGATGGTGCTGAGGCCGAGAAAGGCCGAGTTGAGCGTCTCGCCGTTCTCCGACTGGATGTCGAGGGTCGAGGTGCTGGTCTCGTTGAAGGTCATCGTCAGCAGGTCGCCCTGCAGGAGGTTGATGCCGTTGAACGAGGAGTCGTCGGACAGCTTGTCGAGCTGGTCGCGCAGGTCGTTGAACTGCGTGGCCAGGTCGCTGCGGACCTCGTTGCCGCCGATGGTATCGGTGCCGGTGGTGCCGTCGATGGTGCCGGTAGAGGCGGTGACGCCGGTGACGGTGAGGTCGTTGGTCGACTGGTTCTCGATGCGCAGCTTGCCGTTGTCGTTGGACGCCCGGATCTTGCCCTCGAGGTTGCTGTTGGAGTTGATCTCCGCAACCAACGTGTCGACCGACTTGGCGACGAAGGCAGGTTCACCGGTGCCCGGCGTGGAGACGATGGAGTCAAGGCCATACAACCCTTCGTCGGTGCCGTCGCCGTCGGCGTCAGCCTCGATGGACGACAGAACGACGCTCGAAGAGGTGCCCTGGCTGTCGGAGGTGAAGGTGATGTAGGTGCCGTCATTGGAGACGGTGACACCGGTCACACCCGCCTCCGTCAGACCGGCCTCGATGGCCTCCTGGAGCTCATCGATGGTGCCGATCGCGAGGTCGTGGTTGCCAATGCTTTGGACGATTGAATGACCGATGGTGACGGTAGTCGGAGAGCCGGTGCCGTCGACATCGATGCCGAAACTGATCGCCTCCTCATCAAGGCCGGTGGCGGCACTGTCGGCAAGGCCGGAGGTGTTCGATATCGTGTTGCCGCCGCCGCCGTCGACAACGCCGACGCCGGAAATGGCGATGCTTGCGGAGGCCCCGCTGCTGGCGGACTGAATCCAGACTTCGCCCATGAATGAGGTCACGGTCAGGTCGGTGCCGACAGAGAAGGTGCCTTCGGCGTTGATGGCGGCGGTGATGGCCTCAGCCAGCTCGGTGTCGTCGGCAATGACGTTGTCGCCGTTGCCGATACCGGAAACAATGGACTGGTCGATCGTGATGCTGGCCGGAGAACCGGTGCCGTCGACGTCGATTTCGAAGTTCAACTGGTCGCCGCCGTCGTCGAAGGTGAGGGACGAGAAGAACGTGGCGGAGACGGCGCCGGAGGTCGCCGCGGCAAAGGCGGAGCTGCTGGTGGCGTAGGTCGCGGTGGCCGTGCCGGAGGTGCCGGGGCCGCCGCTCGTGGTCAGGTCGATCGCCTCTGCGGCACCGAGGGCGCCACCGGAGAACGTGAGCTGCTCGGTGCCGGCAGGGTTCGAGCCGACGTCGACGCTATAGGACGTCTTTTCGAAAGACTTGTCCTGGCGGGCCTGACGCAGGGTCGACTGCATCGATTCCAGCGTCTTGGTCATGCTGGTGAGGCCGTTGTCGGCGGCTTCGA contains these protein-coding regions:
- a CDS encoding flagellin N-terminal helical domain-containing protein; this encodes MSDITLSAGVRQNLLSLQNTADMMATTQSRLATGKKVNSALDNPTNFFTSQSLNNRASDLSSLLDSMSNGMKTLEAADNGLTSMTKTLESMQSTLRQARQDKSFEKTSYSVDVGSNPAGTEQLTFSGGALGAAEAIDLTTSGGPGTSGTATATYATSSSAFAAATSGAVSATFFSSLTFDDGGDQLNFEIDVDGTGSPASITIDQSIVSGIGNGDNVIADDTELAEAITAAINAEGTFSVGTDLTVTSFMGEVWIQSASSGASASIAISGVGVVDGGGGNTISNTSGLADSAATGLDEEAISFGIDVDGTGSPTTVTIGHSIVQSIGNHDLAIGTIDELQEAIEAGLTEAGVTGVTVSNDGTYITFTSDSQGTSSSVVLSSIEADADGDGTDEGLYGLDSIVSTPGTGEPAFVAKSVDTLVAEINSNSNLEGKIRASNDNGKLRIENQSTNDLTVTGVTASTGTIDGTTGTDTIGGNEVRSDLATQFNDLRDQLDKLSDDSSFNGINLLQGDLLTMTFNETSTSTLDIQSENGETLNSAFLGLSTIEADALDADTDIDALISTVKSALGTIRSQASTFGSNLSMVENREDFTKNMINTLETGADDLVLADTNEEAANMLALQTRQQLSSTALSLASQADQAVLRLF